In the Micromonospora narathiwatensis genome, one interval contains:
- a CDS encoding S8 family serine peptidase, with the protein MGRRSLIVTTATSLVAAFGAVLAPSAAAADGPNLSYVVNAVGKAQTTDAAAAVTEAGGQVMASYAQIGVVIARSTDPAFAEKVKSVAHGAAVHSAGATRTAALPAMTDETAELDAYEPDALENATRQSDMILIGARAAHEVNLGSSTVTVGVLDDGIDANHQDLAPVVDQSKSVNCVGTGAPDTTPGAWRPTSLTADYHGTHVAGTIASAKNGVGIVGVAPGVKLAAIKVVNSDGFIYPEYAICGFVWAAEHGIQVTNNSYYIDPWLYWCESQADQAAIVEAVRRAVNYTTENGILNVAAAGNENQDLANKTVDTTSPDDTKPVRRTLDPSCLNLPTELPNVVSVSSTTQPTAPANAVGPWYPGLTTQPARSSFSSFGLGAVDVAAPGSSIYSTSPSTGVASYRTLSGTSMASPHVAGVAALLVSKHPGATPDYIAELLRKQAIPLACPTSGTDYTQGRCKVDPNNPNVNGFFGYGLVNAYKAVTEDEDVTPPTVKVTGVAQGEQITLGQPVTPGCSTTDGSSGVAASATLSVTGGPSVGYFTATCSGARDRAGNKAAPVSVTYQVVYDWRTFGAPVSADKVNVVKAGSAVPVKFGLGGDQGLGILAAGFPKLRATTCDTSAQQEVAVETVTAGASTLTYDPVSKQYQYVWKTDKSLAKTCGRLEVTLVDGTTHSANFLFN; encoded by the coding sequence TTGGGCAGACGATCCCTTATCGTCACAACAGCGACCAGCCTCGTCGCGGCGTTCGGTGCGGTCCTCGCGCCGAGCGCCGCGGCGGCGGACGGTCCCAACCTCAGCTACGTCGTCAACGCCGTCGGCAAGGCGCAGACGACCGACGCCGCCGCCGCGGTCACCGAGGCCGGTGGTCAGGTGATGGCCTCGTACGCGCAGATCGGCGTGGTCATCGCCCGCTCCACCGACCCGGCGTTCGCCGAGAAGGTGAAGTCCGTCGCGCACGGCGCTGCCGTCCACTCCGCCGGCGCCACCCGGACCGCCGCGCTGCCCGCCATGACGGACGAGACCGCGGAACTCGACGCGTACGAGCCGGACGCCCTGGAGAACGCGACCCGGCAGAGCGACATGATCCTCATCGGGGCGCGCGCGGCCCACGAGGTCAACCTGGGCAGCTCGACGGTCACCGTCGGCGTGCTGGACGACGGGATCGACGCCAACCACCAGGACCTCGCCCCGGTGGTGGACCAGTCGAAGTCGGTGAACTGCGTCGGTACCGGCGCTCCGGACACCACGCCGGGCGCGTGGCGGCCCACCAGCCTCACCGCCGACTACCACGGCACGCACGTGGCCGGGACCATCGCTTCGGCGAAGAACGGCGTCGGCATCGTCGGCGTCGCACCCGGCGTGAAGCTGGCCGCCATCAAGGTGGTCAACTCCGACGGCTTCATCTACCCGGAGTACGCGATCTGCGGCTTCGTGTGGGCGGCCGAGCACGGCATCCAGGTCACGAACAACAGCTACTACATCGACCCGTGGCTGTACTGGTGCGAGAGCCAGGCCGACCAGGCGGCGATCGTCGAGGCGGTCCGGCGCGCGGTGAACTACACCACCGAGAATGGCATCCTGAACGTCGCCGCGGCGGGCAACGAGAACCAGGACCTCGCCAACAAGACGGTCGACACCACCAGCCCGGACGACACCAAGCCGGTCCGACGCACTCTCGACCCGAGCTGCCTCAACCTGCCGACGGAACTGCCCAACGTGGTGTCGGTGTCGTCGACCACCCAGCCCACCGCCCCCGCGAACGCGGTCGGGCCGTGGTACCCGGGTCTGACCACACAGCCGGCGCGCTCGTCGTTCTCCAGCTTCGGGCTCGGGGCCGTGGACGTGGCAGCTCCCGGATCGAGCATCTACTCCACCTCGCCGTCGACCGGGGTGGCCAGCTACCGGACGCTCTCCGGCACCTCCATGGCCTCGCCGCACGTCGCCGGCGTCGCCGCGCTGCTGGTGTCGAAGCACCCCGGGGCCACCCCCGACTACATCGCGGAGCTGTTGCGCAAGCAGGCCATTCCGCTCGCCTGCCCCACCTCCGGCACCGACTACACCCAGGGCCGGTGCAAGGTCGACCCGAACAACCCGAACGTCAACGGCTTCTTCGGTTACGGCCTGGTCAACGCCTACAAGGCGGTCACCGAGGACGAGGACGTGACGCCGCCGACCGTCAAGGTCACCGGGGTCGCCCAGGGTGAGCAGATCACCCTCGGGCAGCCGGTGACGCCGGGCTGCTCGACCACGGACGGCAGCAGCGGCGTCGCCGCGTCCGCCACCCTGTCCGTTACCGGCGGACCGAGCGTCGGATACTTCACCGCCACCTGCTCCGGCGCTCGCGACCGCGCCGGCAACAAGGCCGCCCCGGTCAGCGTCACCTACCAGGTCGTCTACGACTGGCGCACCTTCGGGGCGCCGGTCAGCGCCGACAAGGTCAACGTCGTGAAGGCCGGCAGCGCCGTACCGGTCAAGTTCGGCCTCGGTGGCGACCAGGGCCTGGGCATCCTCGCCGCGGGCTTCCCGAAGCTGCGCGCGACGACCTGTGACACGTCGGCCCAGCAGGAGGTGGCCGTGGAGACGGTCACCGCGGGCGCGAGCACCTTGACGTACGACCCGGTCAGCAAGCAGTACCAGTACGTCTGGAAGACGGACAAGTCGCTGGCGAAGACGTGCGGGCGCCTGGAGGTCACCCTCGTCGACGGCACCACCCACTCGGCGAACTTCCTGTTCAACTAG
- a CDS encoding DedA family protein yields the protein MTAGGPLTNLVAQYGYLGVALLVGVESFGVPAPGQTAIILGAGYAAHGHLAVLGVAVTAFLAAVVGDSIGYLIGRAGGRRIILRYGSYVRLTPERFARLEGVMRRHGPKLVAVARFVEGLRQFNGIIAGATGMPWRRFAVFNAIGAALWVAVWVTVGYFAGDHIRAIVAQLHHFQWYLVAAALVVALAYLGWRLARRQSRPG from the coding sequence GTGACCGCTGGCGGCCCTCTCACCAACCTGGTGGCCCAGTACGGCTACCTGGGCGTCGCCCTGCTCGTCGGGGTGGAGAGCTTCGGTGTTCCCGCGCCGGGTCAGACAGCGATCATCCTCGGCGCCGGATACGCGGCGCACGGCCACCTGGCCGTTCTCGGGGTCGCGGTGACCGCGTTCCTGGCCGCCGTGGTCGGAGACAGCATCGGCTACCTGATCGGTCGCGCCGGCGGGCGGCGGATCATTCTGCGCTACGGCAGCTACGTCCGGCTGACGCCGGAGCGGTTCGCGCGGCTGGAGGGGGTGATGCGCCGGCACGGGCCGAAACTCGTCGCGGTCGCCCGTTTCGTCGAGGGTCTGCGCCAGTTCAACGGGATCATCGCTGGCGCCACCGGCATGCCGTGGCGACGATTCGCCGTCTTCAACGCCATCGGTGCCGCCCTCTGGGTGGCTGTGTGGGTGACCGTCGGCTACTTCGCCGGGGACCACATCCGCGCCATCGTGGCGCAACTGCACCACTTCCAGTGGTACCTCGTCGCCGCCGCGCTCGTCGTCGCGCTCGCCTACCTCGGATGGCGGTTGGCCCGTCGACAGTCCCGCCCGGGATGA
- a CDS encoding ABC transporter substrate-binding protein, with amino-acid sequence MRKSIALLAIPALALGLTACRGQSPAAGGEQPTTIKIMVGGLDKVIYLPAKLTEQLGYFKDAGVDVQLLSEPSGAQAENVMLAGEVDGVVGFYDHTVDLQAKGKCVESVVQFADVPGEAEVVASGKAGTITSAKDFAGKKLGVTSPGSSTDMITRALAVRNGVEPSKYTTVKAGAGQTFIAAIDNGGIDAGMTTDPTIAKLTSSGKAKVFIEMRTQEGTRAALGGLYPGASLYMPCDFVAKHKETIQKMVNAFVKTLTFIDTHTAAEIAAKMPADYAGSDPKLYEQSINDSKGMFTADGVMPADGPQTVLEVLKPSNEAVKAKADQIDLTKTYTTEFVKAAS; translated from the coding sequence ATGCGTAAGTCAATCGCGCTGCTGGCGATCCCCGCCCTGGCGCTCGGTCTGACCGCCTGCCGCGGCCAGTCGCCCGCCGCCGGCGGCGAGCAGCCCACCACCATCAAGATCATGGTCGGCGGGCTGGACAAGGTCATCTACCTGCCGGCGAAGCTCACCGAGCAACTCGGCTACTTCAAGGACGCCGGCGTCGACGTGCAGCTGCTCAGCGAGCCGTCCGGCGCCCAGGCGGAGAACGTCATGCTCGCCGGCGAGGTCGACGGCGTCGTCGGCTTCTACGACCACACCGTCGACCTGCAGGCCAAGGGCAAGTGCGTGGAGAGCGTCGTGCAGTTCGCCGACGTCCCCGGGGAGGCCGAGGTCGTCGCGAGCGGCAAGGCCGGCACGATCACCTCGGCGAAGGACTTCGCGGGCAAGAAGCTCGGCGTCACCAGCCCCGGCTCCTCGACCGACATGATCACCCGGGCGCTGGCCGTCCGCAACGGCGTCGAGCCGTCGAAGTACACGACGGTCAAGGCGGGGGCCGGCCAGACCTTCATCGCCGCCATCGACAACGGCGGCATCGACGCCGGCATGACCACCGACCCGACGATCGCCAAGCTGACCAGCTCCGGCAAGGCGAAGGTCTTCATCGAGATGAGGACGCAGGAAGGCACCAGGGCGGCCCTCGGCGGCCTCTACCCCGGCGCCTCCCTCTACATGCCGTGCGACTTCGTCGCCAAGCACAAGGAGACCATCCAGAAGATGGTCAACGCCTTCGTCAAGACGCTGACGTTCATCGACACGCACACCGCCGCGGAGATCGCCGCGAAGATGCCGGCCGACTACGCGGGCTCCGACCCGAAGCTCTACGAGCAGTCGATCAACGACTCCAAGGGCATGTTCACCGCCGACGGCGTGATGCCGGCCGACGGCCCGCAGACGGTCCTGGAGGTGCTGAAGCCGTCGAACGAGGCGGTGAAGGCGAAGGCCGACCAGATCGACCTGACCAAGACGTACACGACCGAGTTCGTGAAGGCTGCCAGCTGA
- a CDS encoding ABC transporter ATP-binding protein translates to MTQSTPAIRLDRATKIFPSTNGGSFTAMREVTLDVAPGEFVTVVGPTGCGKSTTLSLISGLEPASGGTVTVGGAPVTGIPRTVGYMFQQDATLPWRTVSDNIALGLRYRGVSKADARARAQRWIDTVGLTGFERYYPHQLSGGMRKRVAMAQTLITEPEIILMDEPFGALDVQTRELMQGELLRLWAGTGAAVVFVTHDLTEAIALADRVVVMTAAPATVKTVVTVDLPRPRNVDEIRLDPHFLDLYRKVWEPLRDEVEIARKKGASRG, encoded by the coding sequence ATGACCCAGAGCACACCCGCCATCCGGCTGGATCGGGCCACCAAGATATTCCCGTCCACGAACGGCGGTTCCTTCACGGCGATGCGGGAGGTCACGCTCGACGTGGCGCCCGGGGAGTTCGTGACCGTCGTCGGTCCCACCGGCTGCGGCAAATCGACCACCCTCTCGCTGATCTCCGGCCTCGAACCGGCGAGCGGGGGAACGGTGACCGTCGGCGGAGCCCCGGTCACCGGAATCCCACGCACCGTCGGATACATGTTTCAGCAGGACGCGACGCTGCCCTGGCGTACGGTCAGCGACAACATCGCCCTCGGCCTGCGCTACCGCGGCGTGTCGAAGGCCGACGCCCGCGCCCGGGCCCAGAGGTGGATCGACACCGTCGGCCTGACCGGCTTCGAGAGGTACTACCCCCACCAGCTCTCCGGCGGCATGCGCAAGCGTGTGGCGATGGCGCAGACCCTCATCACCGAGCCCGAGATCATCCTGATGGACGAGCCCTTCGGCGCGCTCGACGTGCAGACCCGCGAACTCATGCAGGGCGAGTTGCTGCGGCTGTGGGCGGGCACCGGCGCGGCGGTCGTCTTCGTCACCCACGACCTGACCGAGGCGATCGCCCTGGCCGACCGGGTCGTCGTCATGACCGCGGCGCCGGCCACCGTCAAGACCGTCGTCACGGTGGATCTGCCCCGACCGCGCAACGTCGACGAGATCCGCCTCGACCCGCACTTCCTCGACCTCTACCGGAAGGTCTGGGAACCGCTGCGCGACGAGGTCGAGATCGCCCGCAAGAAGGGAGCCTCCCGTGGCTGA
- a CDS encoding ABC transporter permease produces the protein MADIALAESPAQVETATPRSSVGRGIRWGVLAARLALVALWLGSWELAATYWIDPFFYSSPSAIWHKLVVWFAEGTAVGSIWTQISYTLQEAVFGFVLGALAGVVMGVVLGRARFIAEVLAPFIKAANAIPRIVLASLFVIWFGLGMSSKVATAFVLVFFGVFFNAFQGAREVSKVIDDNARILGATRWQLMRTVVLPSATTWILASLHTAFGFALIGAIVGEYAGADKGLGLLISQSQGTFDAAGIYAAMIITTVLALLAEAVLTVVERRLTKWQPR, from the coding sequence GTGGCTGACATCGCGCTGGCCGAATCCCCGGCCCAGGTCGAGACCGCCACCCCCCGGTCATCGGTGGGGCGCGGGATCCGGTGGGGCGTCCTGGCGGCCCGCCTGGCGCTGGTCGCGCTCTGGCTCGGCTCCTGGGAGCTCGCCGCGACCTACTGGATCGACCCGTTCTTCTACTCCTCGCCCAGCGCCATCTGGCACAAGCTGGTCGTCTGGTTCGCCGAGGGCACCGCCGTCGGCTCCATCTGGACCCAGATCTCCTACACGCTGCAGGAGGCCGTCTTCGGCTTCGTGCTCGGGGCTCTGGCCGGCGTCGTGATGGGCGTGGTCCTCGGCCGGGCCCGGTTCATCGCCGAGGTCCTCGCGCCGTTCATCAAGGCCGCCAACGCGATCCCACGTATCGTCCTCGCCTCGCTCTTCGTCATCTGGTTCGGCCTGGGCATGAGTTCGAAGGTGGCGACGGCGTTCGTACTGGTCTTCTTCGGCGTCTTCTTCAACGCGTTCCAGGGTGCCCGCGAGGTGTCGAAGGTCATCGACGACAACGCCCGCATCCTCGGGGCCACCCGCTGGCAGTTGATGCGTACCGTCGTGCTGCCCAGCGCGACCACCTGGATCCTGGCCAGCCTGCACACGGCCTTCGGCTTCGCGCTCATCGGCGCGATCGTCGGCGAGTACGCCGGCGCCGACAAGGGCCTCGGCCTGCTCATCTCGCAATCCCAGGGCACGTTCGACGCGGCCGGCATCTATGCCGCCATGATCATCACCACCGTGCTGGCGTTGCTCGCCGAGGCCGTGCTCACGGTCGTCGAACGCCGGCTGACCAAATGGCAACCCCGCTGA
- a CDS encoding LLM class F420-dependent oxidoreductase, with protein MRLGLHYWNFSTPADPAEIAPTLAETARIAEQAGVSAFSVMDHYFQMEFRTAAEEPMLEAYTTLGYVAAKTERMTLGVLVTGVMYRYPGLLAKIVTTLDVLSGGRARLGIGASWYDREQHGLGVPVVPVGERFERLEEALRICRQMWSEENGRFDGRHYQLAETLNVPASISRPHPPIMIGGGGEKKTLRLVARYANLCNLFGDSPSEVARKLDVLREHCRAEGRDYDSIEKTVLVMRPPLADVDAFVAEVAEYAALGVTEVQTMPDRHPVEFARQLAERQVVARLAGLA; from the coding sequence ATGAGGTTAGGTCTGCACTACTGGAACTTCTCCACGCCCGCCGACCCGGCGGAGATCGCGCCGACGCTGGCGGAGACCGCCCGGATCGCGGAGCAGGCCGGTGTGTCCGCGTTCTCGGTCATGGACCACTACTTCCAGATGGAGTTCAGGACGGCGGCCGAGGAGCCGATGCTCGAGGCCTACACGACGCTGGGCTACGTGGCGGCGAAGACCGAGCGGATGACGCTCGGCGTCCTCGTCACCGGGGTGATGTACCGCTACCCGGGCCTCCTCGCCAAGATCGTCACCACTCTCGACGTGCTCTCCGGCGGCCGGGCCCGGCTCGGCATCGGCGCGTCGTGGTACGACCGCGAGCAGCATGGCCTCGGCGTACCGGTCGTCCCGGTCGGCGAGCGCTTCGAACGGCTCGAGGAAGCCCTGCGGATCTGCCGGCAGATGTGGAGCGAGGAGAACGGCCGGTTCGACGGCAGGCACTACCAGCTGGCCGAGACGCTGAACGTGCCGGCGTCGATCAGCCGCCCGCACCCGCCGATCATGATCGGTGGCGGCGGTGAGAAGAAGACCCTGCGGCTGGTCGCCCGCTACGCCAACCTGTGCAACCTGTTCGGCGACAGCCCGTCCGAGGTCGCGCGGAAGCTCGACGTGCTGCGGGAACACTGCCGGGCCGAAGGCCGTGACTACGACAGCATCGAGAAGACCGTGCTGGTCATGCGACCGCCGCTGGCCGACGTCGACGCGTTCGTGGCCGAGGTCGCCGAGTACGCCGCGCTCGGCGTGACCGAGGTGCAGACGATGCCCGACCGCCACCCGGTCGAGTTCGCCCGGCAACTGGCCGAGCGGCAGGTCGTCGCGCGGCTGGCCGGACTCGCCTGA
- a CDS encoding response regulator, with amino-acid sequence MIRVLVVDDDFRVAALHSSFVNQVSGFTSVGVAHTAEAAVAASARLRPDLVLLDQYLPDGLGTSVLRDLAADVIMLTAADDSVTVRAALSAGALNYLVKPFTPAQLGERLLAYARYRGQLTGERGLGQDEIDRAMAMLHDADAPAAGLPKGRSAVTAQRILFAIRDAVAPMTAVEIADATGVSRATAQRYLADLAQSGKLELSLRYGSAGRPEHLYRWRGTSRAGGGTG; translated from the coding sequence ATGATCCGGGTACTCGTGGTGGACGACGACTTCCGGGTCGCCGCCCTGCACTCGTCCTTCGTCAACCAGGTGTCGGGCTTCACCTCGGTCGGTGTCGCGCACACCGCCGAGGCGGCGGTGGCGGCCTCCGCCCGGCTCCGGCCCGACCTCGTCCTGCTGGACCAGTACCTGCCCGACGGCCTGGGCACCTCGGTGTTACGTGATCTCGCCGCCGACGTCATCATGCTGACCGCGGCCGACGACTCGGTCACGGTCCGCGCGGCCCTCTCCGCCGGGGCGCTGAACTACCTGGTCAAGCCGTTCACGCCGGCTCAGCTCGGGGAGCGGTTGCTCGCGTACGCCCGGTACCGCGGCCAACTGACCGGCGAGCGCGGCCTCGGGCAGGATGAGATCGATCGAGCGATGGCGATGCTGCACGACGCGGACGCGCCCGCCGCGGGGCTGCCCAAGGGCCGTTCCGCGGTGACCGCGCAGCGGATCCTGTTCGCGATCCGGGACGCGGTCGCCCCGATGACGGCGGTGGAGATCGCCGACGCGACCGGTGTTTCCCGCGCGACCGCCCAGCGCTACCTGGCCGACCTGGCCCAGAGCGGCAAACTGGAGCTGAGCCTGCGGTACGGGTCGGCGGGACGCCCCGAGCACCTGTACCGGTGGCGGGGCACCTCCCGTGCCGGCGGTGGCACCGGCTGA
- a CDS encoding D-alanyl-D-alanine carboxypeptidase family protein yields MLDAATTQVIGPVPTRPPGRRRARGPWMLISGLLTLLLAGTALFAVAPLRRPLPAPTVTRTVPASTVIPGTAPVVPWPKIGQAALSVEGVGSLGTSGGSKPVPIASVTKVMTAYVILTEHPIGRGEHGPKLTVSSAQAAAYPKEQARGESLVPVVAGAVFTERQALQALLLPSANNMARILAAWDAGSIEAFVAKMNDTAAALGMTHTHYTDPSGYDPGTVSTAVDQVILARKAMKLPAFAEIVAQKTATLPVAGTVRNYNSLVGHDGVVGIKTGSTDEAGGCLVFAAVVKVDGRKITVVGAVLGQPGANTPVQLARVFRVTRPLVRTAAGAIGVHPVVRAGDEVALVRGPLGAVTTLDAARDVTVVGWPGMRVRLDVDVPEVPARLPAEAEHGRITAAAGGIVSAGVPLRSAVELEPPSTWDRIRQHR; encoded by the coding sequence ATGCTCGACGCTGCGACGACCCAGGTGATCGGGCCGGTCCCGACACGACCACCGGGCCGGCGTCGAGCCCGCGGCCCCTGGATGCTGATCAGCGGCCTGCTCACCCTGCTCCTGGCCGGCACCGCGCTGTTCGCGGTCGCGCCGCTGCGCCGCCCGCTGCCCGCGCCGACGGTCACACGGACCGTGCCCGCGTCGACGGTCATCCCCGGCACGGCCCCGGTGGTGCCGTGGCCGAAGATCGGGCAGGCCGCCCTCTCGGTGGAGGGGGTCGGCTCGCTCGGCACCTCGGGCGGAAGCAAGCCGGTGCCGATCGCGAGCGTGACCAAGGTGATGACGGCCTACGTCATCCTGACCGAGCATCCCATCGGCCGGGGCGAGCACGGACCGAAGCTGACCGTCAGCTCGGCGCAGGCCGCCGCGTACCCGAAGGAGCAGGCGCGCGGCGAGTCCCTCGTGCCGGTGGTCGCGGGCGCGGTCTTCACCGAGCGCCAGGCGCTCCAGGCGCTGCTGCTCCCGTCGGCGAACAACATGGCGCGGATCCTCGCCGCGTGGGACGCCGGCAGCATCGAGGCATTCGTCGCCAAGATGAACGACACCGCCGCCGCGCTCGGCATGACCCACACCCACTACACCGATCCGTCCGGGTACGACCCGGGCACCGTGAGCACCGCCGTCGACCAGGTGATCCTGGCCCGCAAGGCGATGAAACTGCCGGCGTTCGCGGAGATCGTGGCGCAGAAGACAGCCACCCTGCCGGTCGCCGGCACCGTGCGGAACTACAACTCGCTGGTGGGCCACGACGGCGTGGTGGGAATCAAGACCGGGTCCACCGACGAGGCAGGGGGCTGCCTCGTCTTCGCCGCCGTCGTCAAGGTGGACGGCCGGAAGATCACCGTCGTGGGTGCCGTCCTGGGGCAGCCCGGGGCCAACACCCCCGTGCAGTTGGCCCGGGTGTTCCGGGTGACCCGTCCGCTGGTCCGCACCGCCGCCGGCGCGATCGGGGTGCACCCCGTCGTACGGGCCGGCGACGAGGTCGCCCTCGTACGGGGGCCGCTCGGTGCGGTCACCACGCTCGACGCCGCGCGGGACGTGACCGTGGTGGGCTGGCCCGGCATGCGGGTACGGCTGGACGTCGACGTCCCGGAGGTGCCGGCACGGCTGCCGGCCGAGGCCGAGCATGGCCGGATCACCGCGGCCGCCGGCGGGATTGTCTCGGCCGGGGTCCCGCTCCGCAGCGCCGTCGAGCTGGAGCCGCCCAGCACCTGGGACCGCATTCGCCAGCATCGCTGA
- a CDS encoding TIGR03943 family putative permease subunit, giving the protein MNRGAQAVVMVFLGGAILRASVTDVYLRYVKQGLRPFLIVAGVLLVVTALAALWQEFRDHRRTGEEHDDGHGHHHSGPAVGWLLLLPAVALLFVAPPALGADTAARAGSALTGNQDTAYPPLPPGDPARLTLLDYGYRAVYDNGRTLRDRQIQLTGFIAPGPDGQPMLARIILSCCAADGIPIKIGLGGDVPQLPADTWVQATGRWLPHTAKDPVNDSDIPYFQVDAWQKVNPPAEPYE; this is encoded by the coding sequence GTGAACCGGGGCGCTCAGGCGGTGGTGATGGTGTTCCTGGGCGGCGCGATCCTGCGCGCGAGTGTCACCGACGTGTATCTGCGCTACGTCAAGCAGGGTCTGCGGCCGTTCCTCATCGTCGCCGGTGTCCTCCTGGTCGTCACCGCACTGGCCGCCCTGTGGCAGGAGTTCCGCGACCACCGCCGGACCGGCGAGGAACACGACGACGGGCACGGGCACCATCACTCCGGGCCGGCGGTGGGTTGGTTGCTGCTGCTGCCGGCCGTCGCCCTGCTCTTCGTCGCGCCTCCCGCACTGGGCGCCGACACCGCCGCCCGCGCCGGCTCCGCCCTCACCGGCAACCAGGACACCGCGTACCCGCCCCTGCCGCCCGGCGACCCGGCGAGGCTCACCCTCCTCGACTACGGCTACCGCGCCGTCTACGACAACGGCCGGACCCTGCGCGACCGGCAGATCCAGCTCACCGGCTTCATCGCCCCCGGCCCCGACGGCCAACCCATGCTCGCCCGCATCATCCTGTCCTGCTGCGCCGCCGACGGCATACCCATCAAGATCGGACTGGGCGGCGACGTGCCCCAACTGCCCGCCGACACCTGGGTGCAGGCCACCGGTCGCTGGCTCCCCCACACCGCCAAGGATCCCGTCAACGACTCCGACATCCCGTACTTCCAGGTGGACGCCTGGCAGAAGGTCAATCCACCCGCCGAACCCTACGAATAG
- a CDS encoding sensor histidine kinase, giving the protein MKRRPLRLVTQTMLLQVVVVAIVAAAGFTLATLLLREELEQQYEQRALAIARSVAQRPGLAEEVRTGTPSVAGDVQRYAEQVRTANNALFVVIADRDGIRFSHTDGRLIGEHVSTDPSGPLAGREVVNVERGTLGLSARGKVPLRDQSGVVVGEVSVGIDADEIDNRLHELLPVAEVFTALALGVGVGGAALLAVRLKRRTLGLEPTDLADLVREQVAVLEGVRDGVLAVDAEGRVSVCTKQATRLLTEPVTPGAPATDEVLDLLEDRSPLTGGLRLLGDRVVAVTRRPVRRNGQDLGVVLTLRDHTNLDDMARELEATRALTDALRAQAHEHTNRLHALSGLLHLGDIGRAQAYLRELTATASVTAPPGRIGDPYLDGLLAAKTAVASEAGVTLRLGEDTWVPGRLTRPLDVFTVLGNLVDNAIRAATAGTRRPGWVEVSLLADERDLHIYVADSGDGIALADPFAPGTSTKEEPGRGLGLALARRIARSHGGDVRVGPVVPGQGAVFVAEIPGVLNPAAALSWEGTG; this is encoded by the coding sequence GTGAAGCGACGCCCCCTCCGCCTGGTCACGCAGACGATGCTGCTGCAGGTGGTCGTCGTCGCGATCGTGGCCGCCGCCGGATTCACCCTCGCCACCCTGCTGCTGCGCGAGGAACTGGAGCAGCAGTACGAGCAACGGGCGCTGGCCATCGCCCGCTCCGTCGCCCAACGTCCGGGCCTCGCCGAGGAGGTCCGCACCGGCACGCCGTCGGTCGCCGGCGACGTGCAGCGGTACGCCGAACAGGTCCGCACGGCGAACAACGCGTTGTTCGTCGTGATCGCCGACCGCGACGGGATCCGCTTCTCGCACACCGACGGCCGGCTGATCGGCGAGCACGTCAGCACCGATCCGTCCGGGCCGCTCGCCGGCCGCGAGGTGGTCAACGTCGAGCGCGGCACCCTCGGGCTCTCCGCCCGCGGCAAGGTGCCGCTGCGTGACCAGTCCGGTGTCGTTGTCGGCGAGGTCAGCGTCGGTATCGACGCCGACGAGATCGACAACCGCCTCCACGAGCTGCTGCCGGTCGCGGAGGTCTTCACGGCCCTGGCGCTCGGCGTGGGCGTCGGAGGGGCGGCGCTGCTCGCCGTCCGCCTCAAGCGGCGCACCCTCGGCCTGGAACCCACGGACCTCGCGGACCTGGTCCGGGAGCAGGTCGCGGTGCTGGAGGGCGTACGCGACGGAGTGCTGGCGGTGGACGCGGAGGGACGCGTGAGCGTCTGCACCAAGCAGGCGACGCGCCTGCTGACCGAGCCGGTGACACCGGGCGCGCCGGCCACCGACGAGGTGCTCGACCTGCTCGAGGACCGCTCCCCGCTCACCGGCGGCCTGCGACTGCTCGGCGACCGCGTGGTGGCGGTGACCCGCCGGCCGGTCCGCCGCAACGGTCAGGATCTCGGCGTCGTGTTGACCCTGCGCGACCACACCAACCTCGACGACATGGCGCGCGAACTGGAGGCGACCCGGGCGCTGACCGACGCGCTGCGGGCCCAGGCGCACGAGCACACCAACCGGCTGCACGCGCTGAGCGGGCTGCTGCACCTCGGCGACATCGGCCGCGCGCAGGCGTACCTGCGGGAGCTGACCGCCACCGCGTCGGTCACCGCGCCGCCGGGGCGGATCGGTGACCCGTATCTGGATGGCCTGCTGGCGGCGAAGACGGCGGTGGCCTCGGAGGCCGGGGTGACGCTGCGCCTGGGCGAGGACACCTGGGTGCCCGGTCGGCTGACCCGCCCGCTGGACGTCTTCACGGTGCTGGGCAACCTGGTCGACAACGCGATCCGAGCGGCCACCGCGGGAACCCGGCGGCCCGGCTGGGTCGAGGTGAGCCTCCTGGCGGACGAACGTGACCTGCACATCTACGTGGCGGACAGCGGCGACGGGATCGCTCTGGCGGACCCCTTCGCGCCCGGGACCTCGACCAAGGAGGAACCCGGGCGGGGGCTCGGGCTCGCCCTGGCTCGCCGTATCGCCCGCAGCCACGGCGGCGACGTCCGCGTCGGCCCGGTCGTCCCGGGGCAGGGCGCGGTGTTCGTCGCCGAGATCCCCGGGGTGCTGAACCCTGCCGCCGCGCTGAGTTGGGAGGGCACTGGATGA